Proteins encoded in a region of the Panicum hallii strain FIL2 chromosome 3, PHallii_v3.1, whole genome shotgun sequence genome:
- the LOC112886622 gene encoding CEN-like protein 2, translated as MSRSVEPLVVGRVIGEVLDSFNPCVKMIVTYNSNKLVFNGHEIYPSAIVSKPRVEVQGGDLRSFFTLVMTDPDVPGPSDPYLREHLHWIVTDIPGTTDAYFGREVISYESPRPNIGIHRFIFVLFKQKRRQTVTVPSFRDHFNTRQFAEENDLGLPVAAVYFNAQRETAARRR; from the exons ATGTCTAGGTCTGTCGAGCCACTCGTAGTCGGTCGGGTGATTGGAGAAGTTCTCGACTCCTTTAACCCATgtgtgaagatgatagtgaccTACAACTCAAACAAACTTGTCTTCAATGGCCATGAAATCTATCCATCAGCAATTGTATCTAAACCAAGAGTAGAGGTTCAAGGGGGTGACTTGCGGTCTTTCTTTACATTG GTTATGACAGACCCAGATGTCCCAGGACCAAGTGATCCATATCTAAGGGAACACCTCCACTG GATCGTGACTGATATACCTGGGACAACAGATGCCTACTTTG GGCGAGAGGTCATAAGCTACGAGAGCCCAAGACCTAACATTGGTATCCACAGGTTCATTTTTGTGCTCTTCAAGCAGAAGCGCAGGCAAACTGTAACTGTGCCATCCTTCAGGGATCATTTCAACACCCGGCAGTTCGCCGAGGAAAATGACCTTGGCCTCCCTGTGGCTGCTGTCTACTTCAATGCTCAGAGAGAAACTGCTGCTAGGAGGCGCTGA
- the LOC112887940 gene encoding uncharacterized protein LOC112887940 — protein MAGIGMGGSDGDDRKKANKVIADIDEDELFELDITLLDGRHRGHSAAVADEDDDAAGQHALLANCLLPARSVSNAVPVDASSSALSSSYPYSGYYSSRRLIVFAGGGGIGRRLFLGRPGNSARFCFSSRGFETYFQRSQITDAAECK, from the exons ATGGCAGGCATAGGCATGGGCGGCAGCGACGGCGACGACCGGAAGAAGGCCAATAAGGTGATCGCCGACATCGACGAGGACGAGCTGTTCGAGCTCGACATCACCCTCCTCGACGGCCGCCACCGCGGCCattccgccgccgtcgccgacgaAGACGATGATGCTGCCGGGCAGCATGCCCTGCTGGCCAACTGCCTGCTGCCGGCGCGCTCGGTGAGCAACGCGGTGCCGGTGGACGCGAGCAGCAGCGCGCTGTCGTCGTCGTACCCCTACTCCGGCTACTACAGCTCGAGGAGGCTCATCGTCTTCGCTGGGGGCGGCGGCATCGGCAGGAGGTTATTTCTTGGGCGGCCGGGGAACTCGGCGAGGTTTTGCTTCTCGAGCAGGGGATTCGAGACCTACTTCCAGAG ATCGCAGATCACTGATGCAGCAGAGTGCAAATAA